The genomic segment GATTTGATAGTATACGTGAGATTTTACAAAATGCCGTTGATTCTACATTATACCGAATCTGGATTGATCATAAAAATAGATACGATTTTTATGAGTTGTCTCCTATTGATAAAAGATATTTAGAACTGGTAAATAAATATAAAGTAGATGTTTCTTTTGAACCCGAAGATATAAATGGTGATATATGGGTTTTAAATGTTAGAGATAATGGAATTGGAATAAGTTTAAATGACCTTCGGTATATGCTAAATGTTGGTAGCACAAAGTATAATGATGAAAAGCAGAAAAGACTAAGTGAAATGCCAATGTGGTTTAGACCTTCTGGGGCTTTTGGTATCGGTTTACAAAGTGCATTCTTACTTGCAGATGAGTTTTATATTACTAGTTATTCTATTATAGATAAAAAATATTTGAAAATTCATTTTCATAAACATAAAGGGGTTACTATTGAAGAACTTAATCATAGTGATGATATTCATTATGGCTGTAATTTTAATGTTAAGATTAAGGTCGAAAAGAACCCTCAAAGATATACTTACTCTCTTGAAAATGATATGTGGAAAGAGATTGCTAATGGGTTAAAAGAATATGATATAACTAGCTCTGGTTTTAGATTAGATTTCATAGAAGTTAACACAATTATTGGAAAAATAATGGAGTTTAATATTAATTCCCCAGTAAAAGTTAATGTAAAAAAGTATGGATTAAACATTACACACAATAAAGATGATTTCTATTTTTATGAAAATATAATCTTATCTAATTTATCATTTGGAGATTTTAACGGAAGAGTAAACTCTTTTTTTAGAGGGCAGAGATTTTCTGATTTATCATTATCTGTTCCAGGACTACATTGTAATGTAGATGTTTACTCGGAAACTTCAGATAAATTCCTTACTTATAATCGTGAAAAAATCTTACCAGAGGTAAGAGAGGTTATACGTGAAAAGGTATATAATGTTATTTGCAAATATATATCTGACAAAATTGACTGTATCCCTGAGCCCGAGAAGCCATTTGCAGCGTTAAGTTATTTTTTATTATCTAAAAAAGCAGAAAATAAATTTTCTGAACTTATTGGAAGAATAAAAATTAATAAATCATCTACTCTGGAAAAACTTATAAATGATATAGTTGTTCATAAGAAAAAAATAGTTTTTATTGATCGAGATTATGACAAAAAATTTCAAAATAAACAAACAATTAAGAATGCTACTAAAAAATTCATATTAAGTTACCTTTTATGGTATATCACAAAAAAGGATATGTTTTATAGTATTCATAAAGAAATACATAAGAAAGATTCTTATGGTAATCATGTTGAAAAATTTATATATACATTTGAAGATGATGATGCTTTTCCAATATCTAATGATTACTTTTTAACTATTATTAGAAATAAGATTTCACATAATGATAGAGGTTGCAGGCTATTTTTTCCAGCATGGGGGAAATTTAGAGAGCTATCTATAAGAGATGATAGATTTTCTTATGGTGATTTTTTTCATTATATTTCATATTCTACAGATTATATGATATTACCAATAGATTTCAGGTTTGAGATGAATGAACAAAGATTCTTTGATGATTCTGAAAATCTAGTCACTTGGATATATAACAACAAGAAACAGGAAAATGTTAGTTTCGAAAAAATAAAGGAGTTACTTCAGGAGTTAATTATAGAACTGAAGGAAATATTATCTATTAGTGCCTATAAGTAATAAAATAAATGGCGGGTTAAAACCCGCCACTACATTAAATATTTTCAGCCTGCGACTTCACATCCTGTTTCATCGCCACACTTAACCACTTCCTAGCCGTAACCTCGTCCCAGCCTTTGCGTTTGGCGTAATCCAACACTTGGTCTTCGTCAATTTTCCCTAACGTGAAGTAGTTGCTAGCAGGGTGGGTGAAGTACCAGCCGCAGACGGAGGCAGCAGGCCACATCGCATAGCTTTCGGTGAGTTTCATACCGATCCGTTGCTCGACTTCGAGTAAATCCCAGATGATCTGTTTTTCGGTATGCTCAGGGCAGCTTGGGTAGCCCGGGGCTGGGCGGATTCCTCGGTAGTTTTCACGGATCAAGCGGTCATTATCGAAGGTTTCTTCGCTATATCCCCATACTTTGGTACGCAGTTCAAAATGTAGGTATTCCGCCATTGCCTCTGCCAAACGGTCGCCAACGGCTTGGAGCAGAATGGCGTTGTAGTCATCGCCTGCTGCTTTGTAGCCTTCGACTAAATCGTGTTCTTCAATGCCGGCACAAACGGCGAACATACCAAACCAGTCTTGCTGTCCGCTTTCTCGGTCGGCGATGAAGTCGCTTAAACAGAGGTTGTACGGGCTTTTGCTGTTTTTGCCTCGTTCGGATTGTTGGCGGAGGTGGTAGGATTTGCCGATACAAGCGGTGCGATCTTCATTTAAAATTGCAATATCATCGCCCTCACGCACTGCAGGGAAAATGCCCATAATCCCACTTGGGTTGAGCTTGCCGTTTTGCTCAAATTCGTCCAGTACCCGTTGGGCATCGTTATAGACACGGCGTGCCTCTTCACCGCCTTCCGGATAATCAAAGGCATCAGGATAACCGCCCATCAAGCCCCAGAGCATAAAGAATGGCGACCAGTCGATAAATTTGCGCAGGGTGGCAATCGGCACATTTTTGTATTCGATAATGCCGGTCTGTTTTGGCGTTGGCGGCACATAATCCGCCCATTCGCCACTAAATCCGTCAAAACGATTGGCTCGAGCCTCCTCAATGGATAAACCGTTGCGAAGTGGCTTGCGAACGGCAAATTTACGCTGAATTTCTTCGTATTCGGCTTTGGTTTTTTCCCAAAATTCCGCTTTTGCCTCAGGGTTCATCAAGGTCGCACAGACGGTGACGCAACGTGAAGCGTTAGCAGTATAGACTACGGGATAGTCATATTTCGGATAGAGTTTGATCGCCGTATGCTCTTTTGAGGTGGTTGCTCCGCCAATCAGTACAGGAATATCGAGCTTCAAGCGGTTCATTTCACCTAAAAAATACTCCATTTCGTCCAGCGATGGGGTAATTAGTCCGCTTAACCCAATGAGATCGGCTTTTTCTCGAATAGCGGTTTCGATAATGACATCGGCAGGCACCATCACACCTAAGTCGATCACTTCAAAGTTGTTACATTGCAACACCACGCTAACGATGTTTTTGCCGATGTCGTGTACATCACCTTTCACGGTGGCGATCACCATTTTGCCGTTGCTCGATCCTTTCTGCTTGGTGGCGTTGATGTACGGCTCTAAATAGGCAACGGACTGTTTCATTACCCGAGCCGATTTCACCACTTGCGGCAGGAACATTTTACCGTCCCCGAACAGGTCGCCCACCACGTCCATCCCCGCCATGAGCGGCCCTTCAATCACTTCCAGCGGCGAGGCAAATTGCTGGCGAGCCTCTTCGGTATCTTCAATAATGTAGGTGGTAATGCCTTTTACGAGGGCGTGTTTTAAACGCTCTGCCACAGGTAAGTTTCGCCATTCGGCGGCACTTTCATCGGCACTTTCTACTTTTACGCCTCGATATTTTTCGGAAATTTCCAACAGGCGGTCAGTGGCGTCATTACGGCGGTTCAGCACCGCATCTTCAATCGCCTCTCGCAGTTCAGGGTCGAGGTCATCATAAATCGCCAACTGCCCTGCGTTCACGATCCCCATATCCATTCCGGCTTTGATCGCATAGTAGAGGAACACCGCGTGAATAGCTTCCCGCACCACATTGTTGCCACGGAAAGAGAAGGAGACATTCGACACCCCGCCGGAAATTTTGGCGTGTGGCAAGTCTCGTTTAATCCGCTCACAGGCTTGGATAAAATCCACGCCGTAGTTATTGTGTTCTTCAATACCGGTGGCAATCGCAAAAATGTTCGGGTCGAAAATAATATCTTCTGGTGGGAAATCGAGCTGATCGACCAAAATCCGATAGG from the Mannheimia haemolytica genome contains:
- a CDS encoding HSP90 family protein, yielding MNTQLNSLEQYFEQACGQHPQLQYLRSQWGFDKELISKALQNVGHIFPHYSRHDVSHSKQIIINIERLLGDKIQYLTATDMWLILEAAYSHDIGMVITQKQIEDMNSTAFNDFVQKLALDEKNELSSFAKKWVKDEAVLPQKAKAHDFFHQYIQLLAEWYRRKHPINSANIVINPREEIGLDSSRNELIPKRLFNILSKICKAHGDSFEQMIKELPKAEAGLGTEDCHPLYVACLLRMGDLLDIDDNRFCPVMMAMCSHNLPSLSQAHRDKHLSVQHFRLDSERIEVECACPNPESYEAAFDWFEWLKIEYHNQTQHWDQIVPSKQLGRLPTLMNPKVTIQQPYIIIDEGKKPFFQINKESMLHLIRGTGLYSSRFDSIREILQNAVDSTLYRIWIDHKNRYDFYELSPIDKRYLELVNKYKVDVSFEPEDINGDIWVLNVRDNGIGISLNDLRYMLNVGSTKYNDEKQKRLSEMPMWFRPSGAFGIGLQSAFLLADEFYITSYSIIDKKYLKIHFHKHKGVTIEELNHSDDIHYGCNFNVKIKVEKNPQRYTYSLENDMWKEIANGLKEYDITSSGFRLDFIEVNTIIGKIMEFNINSPVKVNVKKYGLNITHNKDDFYFYENIILSNLSFGDFNGRVNSFFRGQRFSDLSLSVPGLHCNVDVYSETSDKFLTYNREKILPEVREVIREKVYNVICKYISDKIDCIPEPEKPFAALSYFLLSKKAENKFSELIGRIKINKSSTLEKLINDIVVHKKKIVFIDRDYDKKFQNKQTIKNATKKFILSYLLWYITKKDMFYSIHKEIHKKDSYGNHVEKFIYTFEDDDAFPISNDYFLTIIRNKISHNDRGCRLFFPAWGKFRELSIRDDRFSYGDFFHYISYSTDYMILPIDFRFEMNEQRFFDDSENLVTWIYNNKKQENVSFEKIKELLQELIIELKEILSISAYK
- the metH gene encoding Methionine synthase, producing MNTQHRTELLQNALTERILILDGAMGTMIQKYKLTEPDFRGERFKNSTIDLKGNNDLLTLTQPLLISAIHEKYLAAGADIIETNTFSATTIAQADYELESIAYELNLVGAKLARLAADKFSTPEKPRFVAGILGPTNRTCSISPDVNDPGFRNITFIQLVEAYAEATRGLIEGGADLIMIETIFDTLNAKAAVFAIETVFDELGVKLPIMISGTITDASGRTLSGQTTEAFYNSLRHAKPLTFGLNCALGPKELRPYVEMMSKISETFVSVHPNAGLPNAFGGYDLGAEEMATYIKEWAELGWLNIVGGCCGTTPEHIQAFAEATKGVAPRKLPEIPTAMRLSGLEPLTIDDNSLFVNVGERNNVTGSAKFKKLIKEEKFAEAIEIAISQVENGAQVIDVNMDEALLDSKKCMTRFLNILATEPEAAKVPIMIDSSKWEVIEAGLQTVQGKPIVNSISLKEGEEKFIHQAKLCRRYGAAVVVMAFDEVGQADTEERKVEICTRAYRILVDQLDFPPEDIIFDPNIFAIATGIEEHNNYGVDFIQACERIKRDLPHAKISGGVSNVSFSFRGNNVVREAIHAVFLYYAIKAGMDMGIVNAGQLAIYDDLDPELREAIEDAVLNRRNDATDRLLEISEKYRGVKVESADESAAEWRNLPVAERLKHALVKGITTYIIEDTEEARQQFASPLEVIEGPLMAGMDVVGDLFGDGKMFLPQVVKSARVMKQSVAYLEPYINATKQKGSSNGKMVIATVKGDVHDIGKNIVSVVLQCNNFEVIDLGVMVPADVIIETAIREKADLIGLSGLITPSLDEMEYFLGEMNRLKLDIPVLIGGATTSKEHTAIKLYPKYDYPVVYTANASRCVTVCATLMNPEAKAEFWEKTKAEYEEIQRKFAVRKPLRNGLSIEEARANRFDGFSGEWADYVPPTPKQTGIIEYKNVPIATLRKFIDWSPFFMLWGLMGGYPDAFDYPEGGEEARRVYNDAQRVLDEFEQNGKLNPSGIMGIFPAVREGDDIAILNEDRTACIGKSYHLRQQSERGKNSKSPYNLCLSDFIADRESGQQDWFGMFAVCAGIEEHDLVEGYKAAGDDYNAILLQAVGDRLAEAMAEYLHFELRTKVWGYSEETFDNDRLIRENYRGIRPAPGYPSCPEHTEKQIIWDLLEVEQRIGMKLTESYAMWPAASVCGWYFTHPASNYFTLGKIDEDQVLDYAKRKGWDEVTARKWLSVAMKQDVKSQAENI